In one Pseudomonas sp. Bout1 genomic region, the following are encoded:
- a CDS encoding PDR/VanB family oxidoreductase → MSASLNVRVSAARMLTPVVREFTLVACDGALPGFSPGSHVQVHLPLAEGKVRNAYSLTSDPAHNRHYRIAVRLQDTSRGGSQYLHRQVQVGDTLQISPPANLFAPHATARRHILIAAGIGITPFMAYIAALENQQAEFELHYLYRPGLSDAYLDELQQRLGARLHTYASRPDLSRILGNRPLGSHVYTCGPQSLLDAVEHQAARLGWPPKRVHSEAFKGAQPGQPFDLHLLRSDRRLRVEAEQSLLEALETAGLQVPNLCRGGVCGQCMTRHMGGAIEHRDSFLTPAEQADFLMPCVSRGNGPCVSLDL, encoded by the coding sequence ATGAGCGCGTCCCTCAACGTGCGGGTCAGCGCGGCGAGAATGCTCACGCCGGTGGTGCGCGAGTTCACCCTGGTGGCGTGCGACGGCGCCCTGCCCGGCTTCTCGCCCGGCAGCCATGTGCAGGTGCATTTGCCGCTGGCCGAAGGCAAGGTGCGCAACGCCTATTCACTGACCAGCGACCCGGCGCACAACCGGCATTATCGTATCGCCGTGCGCCTGCAAGACACTTCCCGTGGCGGTTCGCAGTACCTGCATCGGCAAGTGCAGGTCGGCGACACCTTGCAGATCTCGCCACCGGCCAATCTGTTTGCACCGCACGCCACGGCCCGCCGGCACATCCTGATCGCCGCCGGCATCGGTATCACGCCGTTCATGGCCTACATCGCAGCCCTCGAAAACCAGCAGGCCGAGTTCGAATTGCATTACCTGTACCGCCCCGGCCTGAGCGACGCCTACCTGGACGAGTTGCAACAGCGCCTCGGCGCCCGCCTGCATACCTACGCCAGCCGCCCGGACCTGAGCCGAATCCTTGGCAACCGACCGCTGGGCAGCCACGTCTACACCTGCGGCCCGCAGTCCCTGCTCGACGCCGTCGAGCACCAGGCCGCGCGCCTCGGTTGGCCGCCCAAACGTGTGCATTCGGAAGCATTCAAGGGCGCCCAACCGGGCCAACCGTTCGACCTGCACCTGTTGCGCAGTGACCGGCGCCTGCGGGTCGAGGCTGAACAGAGCCTGCTCGAAGCCCTGGAAACCGCCGGCCTGCAGGTGCCCAACCTGTGCCGCGGCGGGGTGTGCGGCCAGTGCATGACGCGCCACATGGGCGGCGCCATCGAACACCGCGACAGCTTCCTCACCCCGGCCGAACAGGCCGATTTTCTGATGCCCTGCGTCTCTCGCGGCAACGGCCCATGCGTTTCGCTGGACCTTTAG
- the purU gene encoding formyltetrahydrofolate deformylase: MDASSEHYILKITCPAASGIVAAISACLARQQCYISELAQFDDEFTGQFFMRAVFRFNTLVSGDIGALREGLGDLAGGFDMQWQLFSSRQPTRVLLMVSKFDHCLTDLLYRHRKGEMDMHITAVVSNHLDLRAMAEREGIRFIYLPITKDSKANQEAELMRIVEDTQTDLVVLARYMQILSDGLCQQLSGRAINIHHSFLPGFKGAKPYHQAYDRGVKLIGATAHYVTSDLDEGPIIEQEIQRVDHTHLPDSLVAIGRDTETVALSKALKYHLEHRVFINQDKTVIFR, from the coding sequence ATGGACGCCTCCAGCGAACATTACATTCTCAAGATCACCTGCCCGGCGGCGTCCGGTATCGTCGCAGCAATCAGCGCCTGCCTGGCCCGCCAACAGTGCTACATCAGCGAGCTGGCACAATTTGACGATGAGTTCACCGGGCAGTTTTTCATGCGCGCAGTGTTCCGTTTCAACACCTTGGTCAGCGGTGATATCGGCGCGCTGCGCGAAGGCCTGGGCGACCTTGCCGGCGGCTTCGACATGCAGTGGCAGTTATTCAGCTCGCGCCAGCCCACCCGGGTACTGCTGATGGTCAGCAAGTTCGACCATTGCCTCACCGACCTGCTCTATCGCCACCGCAAGGGCGAGATGGACATGCACATCACCGCCGTGGTTTCCAACCACCTCGACCTGCGGGCCATGGCCGAGCGCGAAGGCATCCGCTTCATCTACCTGCCCATCACCAAAGACAGCAAGGCCAACCAGGAAGCCGAGCTGATGCGCATCGTCGAAGACACCCAGACCGACCTGGTGGTGCTCGCCCGCTACATGCAGATTCTGTCCGACGGCCTGTGCCAGCAGCTGTCGGGGCGGGCGATCAATATCCATCACTCGTTCCTGCCCGGGTTCAAGGGCGCCAAGCCTTATCACCAGGCCTACGACCGTGGCGTAAAGCTGATCGGCGCCACCGCCCACTACGTCACCAGCGACCTCGATGAAGGGCCAATCATCGAGCAGGAAATCCAGCGCGTCGACCACACCCACCTGCCCGACTCGCTGGTTGCGATTGGCCGCGACACCGAGACCGTCGCCCTTTCCAAAGCCCTGAAATACCACCTGGAACACCGGGTGTTCATCAATCAGGACAAGACAGTGATCTTTCGCTGA
- a CDS encoding dimethylamine monooxygenase subunit DmmA family protein, with protein sequence MNHPHNRPIVVMQSATVGIEVVAALDQPLVLIGDQPDFARRLQQVLASATVGCRLYLLGDEAFVWRIHGDARAAGLEDDEINLTCSLPGERLVYCAHCGLIQAGGPEPLLNCIGCHVGLEVRRHFSRRLGAYLGVCNNPDKPYAGFQP encoded by the coding sequence ATGAACCACCCCCACAACCGCCCCATCGTGGTGATGCAATCGGCAACCGTCGGCATCGAAGTTGTCGCGGCACTGGACCAACCTTTGGTGCTGATCGGCGACCAGCCAGACTTCGCCCGGCGCTTGCAGCAGGTGCTGGCCAGCGCAACCGTGGGGTGTCGGCTGTACCTGCTGGGCGATGAAGCGTTCGTGTGGCGCATCCACGGCGACGCACGCGCCGCGGGCCTTGAAGACGATGAGATCAACCTGACCTGCTCGCTGCCCGGCGAGCGCCTGGTGTATTGCGCCCACTGTGGGCTGATCCAGGCAGGCGGGCCGGAACCCTTGCTGAATTGCATCGGTTGCCATGTCGGGCTGGAAGTACGCAGGCATTTTTCCAGGCGGCTGGGGGCTTACCTGGGCGTGTGCAACAACCCCGACAAGCCTTATGCGGGGTTTCAGCCATGA
- a CDS encoding aminomethyltransferase family protein, translating into MTHSWRISALAERHRALGSNLEDWNGMGTAWTYTSELADHHQAIRTRAGLMDVSGLKKVHYVGPHAESLLQWATTRDIAKLYPGKSVYASMLDEDGKFVDDCIVYRTGPNAFMVVHGAGTGHEMLVRSAQGRQVAVLFDDDLHDLSLQGPLAVDFLAEHVPGIRQLAYFHHLQTRLFDRPVMISRTGYTGERGYEIFCKAADAPALWDAILEQGASLGIIPCAFTALDWLRVESSLMFFPYDNSQMYPFADQKAGDTLWEMGLDFTVSPGKQAFRGAEEHLRLRGQERFKITGVLLDGVRPAEAGDTLWHGGQQVGVVTCGMYSRLSKRSMAIARMSVACSQPGIALQVRGSLEGTAATHALPFDDPEKAKRTAKG; encoded by the coding sequence ATGACCCACTCATGGCGTATTTCTGCATTGGCCGAGCGGCACCGCGCCCTCGGCTCAAACCTCGAAGACTGGAACGGCATGGGCACCGCCTGGACCTACACCAGCGAACTGGCCGACCACCATCAGGCGATCCGCACCCGCGCCGGGTTGATGGACGTGTCGGGGCTGAAAAAAGTCCACTACGTAGGCCCCCACGCCGAGAGCCTGTTGCAGTGGGCGACCACCCGCGATATCGCCAAGCTCTACCCCGGCAAATCGGTGTACGCCTCGATGCTCGATGAGGACGGCAAATTTGTCGATGACTGCATCGTCTACCGCACCGGGCCCAACGCATTCATGGTAGTGCATGGCGCCGGCACCGGGCATGAAATGCTGGTGCGTTCTGCCCAGGGCCGGCAAGTGGCGGTGCTGTTCGATGACGACCTGCACGACCTGTCGCTGCAAGGCCCGCTGGCGGTGGATTTTCTTGCCGAGCACGTGCCCGGCATCCGCCAGTTAGCGTATTTCCATCACCTGCAAACCCGCCTCTTCGACCGCCCGGTGATGATCTCCCGCACGGGTTACACCGGCGAACGCGGCTACGAGATTTTCTGCAAGGCGGCCGATGCGCCAGCGCTGTGGGACGCCATCCTGGAACAGGGCGCGAGCCTGGGTATTATCCCGTGTGCGTTCACCGCCCTGGACTGGCTGCGGGTGGAAAGCTCGCTGATGTTTTTCCCCTACGACAACTCGCAGATGTACCCCTTCGCCGACCAGAAAGCCGGCGACACCCTCTGGGAAATGGGCCTGGACTTCACCGTCTCCCCTGGCAAGCAAGCGTTTCGTGGCGCGGAAGAACACCTGCGCCTGCGCGGCCAGGAGCGTTTCAAGATCACCGGGGTGCTGCTCGACGGCGTACGCCCTGCCGAGGCCGGCGACACCCTGTGGCACGGCGGCCAGCAAGTCGGCGTGGTCACTTGCGGCATGTATTCGCGCCTCAGCAAACGCTCGATGGCCATCGCACGCATGAGCGTCGCCTGCTCGCAACCCGGCATTGCGCTGCAGGTGCGCGGCAGCCTCGAAGGCACCGCCGCCACTCACGCCCTGCCCTTTGACGACCCGGAAAAAGCCAAACGCACGGCCAAGGGCTGA
- a CDS encoding DUF3445 domain-containing protein produces MPLQTSPVLSYRDDFSFHNSPTAIRRFPFPFIEDSYLYSVNIEPATSRDPGSIYEHGFDIDEHYRSEMAERALVLDKDPRRYLVLPHMQVAAWDALQMLMEHLAADYPQWFSLARDGDRWHWRNRLLEINQHFVFGDATSLPCEPLEFIGRQVQGDFALLDQRDGDLYMDAGLITGPADWSLAFDAGMSFKQWHAPVPMAHQLGVFERALKYLLNLQAGQPVRRLNWTLTINPRLDSSPETFHEWGADRGQITAQNVGQQVHLRVELQVMARLPRSNAVMFSIRTYLISMQELVTQPGWGCRLHRVLRDLPEPIADYKGMTRYRHTLVEWLSQFDPHA; encoded by the coding sequence ATGCCTCTTCAAACGAGCCCCGTGTTGAGCTATCGGGATGACTTCAGCTTTCACAACAGCCCGACGGCAATTCGTCGCTTTCCCTTTCCGTTTATCGAAGACAGTTACCTGTACTCGGTGAATATCGAGCCGGCCACCTCGCGCGACCCCGGCTCGATCTATGAGCATGGCTTTGACATCGACGAGCACTACCGCTCGGAAATGGCCGAGCGCGCGCTGGTGCTGGACAAGGACCCGCGTCGCTACCTGGTGTTGCCACACATGCAAGTGGCCGCCTGGGATGCGTTGCAGATGCTCATGGAGCACCTGGCCGCCGACTACCCGCAGTGGTTCAGCCTGGCGCGTGATGGCGACCGTTGGCATTGGCGCAACCGCCTGCTGGAGATCAACCAGCACTTTGTATTTGGCGATGCCACCAGCCTGCCCTGTGAGCCGCTGGAATTCATCGGGCGCCAGGTGCAAGGAGACTTCGCGCTGCTCGACCAGCGCGACGGCGACCTGTACATGGACGCCGGCCTGATCACCGGCCCGGCCGACTGGTCACTGGCCTTCGACGCCGGCATGAGCTTCAAGCAGTGGCATGCACCGGTGCCCATGGCCCATCAACTGGGCGTGTTCGAGCGTGCGCTGAAGTACCTGCTCAACCTGCAGGCCGGCCAGCCCGTGCGGCGCCTGAACTGGACCCTGACCATCAACCCGCGCCTGGACTCATCCCCCGAGACCTTTCATGAATGGGGCGCGGACCGCGGCCAGATCACCGCCCAAAACGTCGGGCAACAGGTGCACCTGCGGGTCGAGCTGCAAGTGATGGCGCGCCTGCCCCGCAGCAACGCGGTGATGTTCAGCATCCGCACTTACCTGATCAGCATGCAGGAACTGGTGACCCAACCCGGCTGGGGCTGCCGCCTGCACCGCGTGCTGCGCGACCTGCCCGAGCCCATCGCCGACTACAAGGGCATGACCCGCTACCGACACACGCTGGTGGAGTGGCTGAGCCAATTCGACCCGCACGCCTGA